One Rhizobiales bacterium GAS188 DNA window includes the following coding sequences:
- a CDS encoding DNA-binding regulatory protein, YebC/PmpR family has protein sequence MAGHSQFKNIMHRKGKQDAMRAKLFAKLAREITVAAKIGQPDPAFNPRLRLAIQAARAENMPKDNIERAVKKAQGGDAENYDEIRYEGYGPGGVAVIVEALTDNRNRTASEIRSYFTKSGGNLAETGAVSFMFERVGLIEFDAKVASEDVMLDAAIEAGASDVASSEGGHEVTCAADDLAETAKALEAKFGPPRKASLAWRPQNTIMLDDESGEKLIRLIGTLEDNDDVQNVYANFEISDALMAKMEG, from the coding sequence ATGGCTGGTCATTCCCAGTTCAAGAACATCATGCACCGCAAGGGCAAGCAGGACGCCATGCGCGCCAAGCTCTTTGCGAAGCTCGCCCGCGAGATCACGGTCGCGGCGAAGATCGGCCAGCCCGACCCTGCTTTCAATCCGCGGCTGCGGCTCGCCATCCAGGCGGCGCGCGCCGAGAACATGCCCAAGGACAATATCGAGCGCGCCGTGAAGAAGGCGCAAGGCGGCGATGCCGAGAATTACGACGAGATCCGCTATGAGGGCTATGGGCCCGGCGGCGTCGCCGTGATCGTCGAGGCCCTGACCGACAACCGCAACCGCACCGCCTCCGAGATCCGTTCCTATTTCACCAAGAGCGGCGGCAACCTGGCCGAGACCGGGGCCGTCTCCTTCATGTTCGAGCGTGTCGGCCTCATCGAGTTCGACGCCAAGGTGGCGAGCGAGGATGTGATGCTCGACGCGGCGATCGAGGCCGGCGCCTCCGACGTCGCCTCCTCCGAAGGCGGCCATGAGGTCACCTGCGCGGCCGACGACCTCGCCGAGACCGCCAAGGCGCTCGAGGCGAAATTCGGGCCGCCGCGCAAGGCGTCCCTCGCCTGGCGGCCGCAGAACACGATCATGCTCGACGATGAGAGCGGCGAGAAGCTCATCCGGCTGATCGGCACGCTCGAGGACAATGACGACGTCCAGAACGTCTATGCCAATTTCGAGATTTCGGACGCGCTGATGGCCAAGATGGAGGGGTGA
- a CDS encoding Holliday junction endonuclease RuvC (non-canonical start codon;~manually curated), whose protein sequence is MSPLRLIGLDPGLRRTGWGVIAVDGTRLSYIACGVVTSDDKRPLAERLLQLHQGLSEVIATHAPCEAAVEETFVSKDARATLKLGHARGVALLVPALLGLPVAEYAANLIKKTVVGAGHAEKHQVEVMIRLLLPKADPKVADAADALAVAITHAHHRSRPGR, encoded by the coding sequence CTGTCGCCTCTACGCCTGATCGGCCTCGATCCGGGGCTGCGTCGCACCGGCTGGGGCGTGATCGCGGTCGACGGCACCCGCCTGTCCTATATCGCCTGCGGCGTGGTCACCAGCGACGACAAGCGGCCGCTGGCCGAGCGGCTGCTGCAGCTGCATCAAGGGCTCAGCGAAGTCATCGCGACGCACGCCCCATGCGAGGCGGCGGTCGAAGAGACCTTCGTCAGCAAGGATGCGCGCGCCACGCTCAAGCTCGGCCATGCCCGCGGCGTCGCATTGCTGGTTCCGGCCCTGCTCGGCCTGCCGGTCGCCGAATACGCCGCGAACCTCATCAAGAAGACCGTGGTCGGCGCCGGTCATGCCGAGAAGCATCAGGTCGAGGTGATGATCCGCCTACTGCTGCCGAAAGCCGATCCGAAGGTCGCGGATGCGGCCGATGCGCTGGCGGTGGCGATCACCCATGCGCATCACCGCTCCCGCCCGGGGCGTTGA
- a CDS encoding Holliday junction DNA helicase subunit RuvA, producing the protein MIGKLKGVVDSYGEDFVILDVHGVGYLVQCSGRTLQALPRPGEAAALSIETQVREDAIRLFGFREDAEREWFRLLQTVQGVGARVALAILSAFDADELANAVASRDKAKLQRAQGVGARLAERLVTELKDKVPAFAGVDPLVARLAGAVENRSLPQPVADAISALVNLGYGQPQASAAIAAALKSAGDAAAASQLVKLGLRELAR; encoded by the coding sequence ATGATCGGCAAGCTCAAGGGTGTGGTCGACAGCTATGGCGAGGATTTCGTGATTCTCGATGTGCATGGCGTCGGCTATCTGGTGCAATGCTCCGGCCGCACTTTGCAGGCCTTGCCGCGCCCGGGCGAGGCGGCTGCCTTGTCCATCGAGACGCAGGTGCGCGAGGATGCGATCCGCCTGTTCGGCTTCCGCGAGGACGCCGAGCGCGAATGGTTCAGGCTGCTGCAGACCGTGCAGGGCGTGGGCGCCAGGGTGGCGCTCGCCATCCTCTCGGCCTTCGACGCGGACGAACTGGCGAACGCCGTCGCCTCGCGCGACAAGGCCAAGCTGCAGCGCGCCCAGGGCGTTGGCGCCCGGCTCGCCGAGCGCCTGGTGACCGAGCTCAAGGACAAGGTGCCGGCCTTCGCAGGCGTCGATCCGTTGGTTGCGAGGCTCGCCGGCGCCGTCGAGAACAGGAGCCTGCCGCAGCCCGTCGCCGACGCGATCTCGGCGCTGGTCAATCTCGGCTATGGCCAGCCCCAGGCGAGCGCCGCCATCGCGGCAGCACTCAAATCGGCAGGCGATGCCGCGGCCGCTTCGCAGCTCGTCAAGCTCGGCCTGAGGGAGCTGGCGCGGTGA
- a CDS encoding cob(II)yrinic acid a,c-diamide reductase produces MSGAAADLPVAAPEFDSGFRSALRELFVWRRDVRRFRRTPLPAGALERLLELASLAPSVGLSQPWRFVVVEDAARRSAVRACFESCNGEALRAQGAQDADRASLYARLKLAGLDDAPCQIAVFADRSTPQGHGLGRRTMPEMIDYSTVIAIHTLWLAARTEGIGVGWVSILEPARIAAILETPEEWKLVGYLCVGYPAEDCDTPLLERQGWEQRRAASAAIIRR; encoded by the coding sequence GTGAGTGGCGCAGCGGCCGATCTGCCCGTCGCGGCCCCTGAATTCGATTCCGGCTTTCGCAGCGCGCTGCGTGAGCTGTTCGTGTGGCGGCGTGATGTGCGGCGCTTCCGGCGCACGCCCCTGCCGGCCGGAGCCCTCGAGCGGCTCCTCGAGCTCGCGAGCCTTGCGCCCTCCGTGGGCCTGAGCCAGCCCTGGCGCTTCGTGGTCGTCGAGGATGCGGCGCGACGCAGCGCCGTGCGCGCCTGTTTCGAAAGCTGCAACGGCGAGGCCTTGCGGGCCCAAGGCGCACAGGATGCGGACCGGGCGAGCCTTTATGCGCGGCTGAAGCTCGCAGGCCTCGACGACGCGCCCTGCCAGATCGCGGTCTTCGCGGATCGCTCGACGCCGCAAGGCCACGGGCTCGGTCGCCGGACCATGCCGGAGATGATCGATTACTCGACCGTCATCGCCATCCATACGCTGTGGCTCGCTGCACGTACCGAAGGCATCGGGGTCGGATGGGTCTCGATCCTCGAGCCGGCGCGCATCGCAGCCATCTTAGAGACGCCCGAGGAATGGAAGCTCGTCGGCTATCTGTGCGTCGGTTATCCGGCTGAAGATTGCGACACGCCGCTGCTCGAACGGCAGGGCTGGGAGCAGCGCCGGGCCGCATCGGCCGCCATCATCAGGCGCTGA
- a CDS encoding cell division protease FtsH: protein MNPNLRNFALWAIIILLVLALVTLFQSPGQRAGTSEIPYSQLLVEADQSNISSVVISGQEVSGTFRDGRPFQTYMPNDPDFIRKLTQKGVQISAKPQSSETPWFMAILLNSLPFLLIVGAWFFLSRQMQNGAGRAMGFGKSKAKLLNEAHGRVTFEDVAGVDEAKEDLQEIVEFLKDPQKFQRLGGRIPRGVLLVGSPGTGKTLIARAVAGEANVPFFTISGSDFVEMFVGVGASRVRDMFDQAKKNAPCIIFIDEIDAVGRHRGAGLGGGNDEREQTLNQLLVEMDGFEANEGIIIIAATNRPDVLDPALLRPGRFDRQIVVPAPDVLGREKILKVHVRKVPLAPDVELKTIARGTPGFSGADLMNLVNEAALLAARRGRRLVTMMEFEDAKDKVMMGAERRSLVMTEDEKRLTAYHEAGHALLALSVPATDPVHKATIIPRGRALGMVMQLPERDKLSMSFEQMTSRLTIMMGGRVAEELVFGADKVTSGAASDIEQATRLARMMVTRWGFSSELGTVAYGENQEEVFLGYSVSRQQNISEATAQKIDAEIRRLVERGYAEATRILTDKKDALEALAQGLLEFETLTGEEIRELLAGKRPVREQSEEPKPQRGSPVPQAGRGRPRPEPDPGLEPQPQT, encoded by the coding sequence ATGAATCCGAACCTCCGCAATTTCGCGCTCTGGGCCATCATCATTCTCCTGGTGCTCGCCCTGGTGACGCTGTTCCAGAGCCCCGGCCAGCGTGCCGGAACCTCCGAGATTCCCTATAGCCAGCTTCTCGTCGAGGCCGATCAGAGCAATATCTCGAGCGTGGTGATCTCGGGCCAGGAGGTGAGCGGCACCTTCCGGGATGGCCGTCCCTTCCAGACCTACATGCCCAACGATCCGGATTTCATCCGCAAGCTGACGCAGAAGGGCGTGCAGATCTCGGCGAAGCCACAATCCTCCGAGACGCCGTGGTTCATGGCGATCCTGCTCAATTCCCTGCCTTTCCTCCTGATCGTCGGCGCCTGGTTCTTCCTGTCGCGGCAGATGCAGAACGGCGCCGGGCGCGCCATGGGCTTCGGCAAGTCCAAGGCCAAGCTGCTCAACGAGGCGCATGGCCGCGTCACCTTCGAGGACGTCGCCGGTGTCGACGAGGCGAAGGAGGATCTGCAGGAAATCGTCGAATTCCTGAAGGACCCCCAGAAGTTCCAAAGGCTCGGCGGGCGCATTCCGCGCGGCGTGCTGCTGGTCGGCTCTCCGGGCACCGGCAAGACGCTGATCGCGCGCGCCGTCGCGGGCGAAGCCAATGTGCCCTTCTTCACCATCTCGGGCTCGGATTTCGTCGAGATGTTCGTGGGTGTCGGCGCCTCGCGCGTGCGCGACATGTTCGACCAGGCGAAGAAGAACGCGCCTTGCATCATCTTCATCGACGAGATCGACGCCGTCGGTCGGCATCGCGGCGCGGGTCTCGGCGGCGGCAATGACGAGCGCGAGCAGACGCTCAATCAATTGCTGGTCGAGATGGACGGATTCGAGGCCAATGAAGGCATCATCATCATCGCGGCCACCAACCGGCCCGATGTGCTCGATCCGGCGCTGCTGCGCCCCGGCCGCTTCGACCGTCAGATCGTGGTGCCGGCGCCCGACGTGCTCGGCCGCGAGAAGATCCTCAAGGTGCATGTGCGCAAGGTGCCGCTCGCCCCCGATGTCGAGCTCAAGACCATCGCGCGTGGCACGCCCGGCTTTTCCGGCGCCGATCTCATGAACCTCGTGAACGAAGCAGCGCTGCTCGCCGCAAGGCGTGGGCGCCGGCTGGTCACCATGATGGAATTCGAGGACGCCAAGGACAAGGTGATGATGGGCGCGGAACGCCGCAGCCTGGTCATGACGGAGGACGAAAAGCGCCTCACGGCCTATCACGAGGCAGGCCACGCGCTGCTCGCCCTCAGCGTGCCTGCGACCGACCCGGTGCACAAGGCGACCATCATTCCGCGCGGCCGGGCCCTCGGCATGGTCATGCAGTTGCCGGAGCGCGACAAATTGTCGATGAGCTTCGAGCAGATGACCTCTCGCCTCACCATCATGATGGGCGGGCGCGTCGCCGAGGAGCTGGTCTTCGGTGCCGACAAGGTCACCTCGGGCGCGGCCTCCGACATCGAGCAGGCGACGAGGCTTGCCCGCATGATGGTGACGCGCTGGGGCTTCTCCAGCGAGCTCGGCACCGTCGCCTATGGCGAGAACCAGGAAGAGGTCTTCCTCGGCTATTCGGTGTCGCGCCAACAGAATATCTCCGAGGCGACGGCCCAGAAGATCGATGCCGAAATCCGGCGCCTGGTCGAGCGCGGCTATGCCGAGGCGACGCGCATCCTCACGGACAAGAAGGACGCCCTCGAAGCCCTGGCCCAGGGACTGCTCGAATTCGAGACCCTGACGGGCGAGGAGATCCGCGAGCTCCTGGCGGGCAAGCGCCCGGTGCGCGAGCAGTCGGAGGAGCCGAAGCCGCAGCGCGGCTCGCCTGTGCCGCAGGCGGGGCGCGGCCGGCCTCGGCCTGAGCCCGATCCCGGTCTCGAACCGCAACCGCAGACCTGA
- a CDS encoding tRNA(Ile)-lysidine synthase, with protein MSEPKAGPGAAAADQQAATVAAGDFRSDDDLPIGIEEAARLLAPALAEAGRVLLAVSGGPDSVALMRLCATLMRRDPACNLHVATVDHGLRAGSRAEAERVGLWARDCGLTHSILTWEGVKPTTRIQERARVARYALLAAKAREIGASLFLTAHTLDDQAETVLMRIAHGSGLAGLAAMRPLTQRRPGLRHGRPFLGIAKARLLATCRANAWPFVEDPSNADPRFARARWRKLAPALRKEGLTARRLAKLAERAASAEEALETKAVEAFASARLDAGRLDAGRLEADPHGIVLDMVRLIEREPRDIALRVLLLALAELRGQDGQRDQETAAPIRLERVEGAVAALYAAVAERRALRCTLAGAVLACDAAGRLRLRPEPSRRRGRKPAETAPAAGSAREAREGGLEASPNPANQGNSNASMVLV; from the coding sequence TTGTCAGAGCCCAAGGCAGGTCCTGGCGCCGCAGCTGCCGACCAGCAGGCGGCCACTGTCGCGGCCGGTGATTTTCGGAGCGATGATGATCTGCCGATCGGGATCGAGGAAGCGGCACGGCTTCTGGCGCCTGCGCTCGCAGAGGCCGGCCGCGTTCTGCTTGCGGTCTCCGGCGGGCCGGATTCGGTGGCGCTGATGCGCCTTTGCGCGACACTCATGCGACGCGACCCGGCCTGCAACCTGCATGTCGCGACCGTCGATCACGGATTGCGCGCCGGCTCGCGCGCCGAGGCCGAGCGTGTGGGCCTCTGGGCCAGGGATTGCGGCCTGACACACAGCATCCTGACCTGGGAGGGCGTAAAGCCGACGACGCGCATCCAAGAGCGGGCGCGCGTCGCCCGTTACGCACTTCTCGCCGCCAAGGCGCGCGAGATCGGCGCCTCGCTCTTCCTCACGGCGCATACGCTCGACGATCAGGCCGAGACCGTGCTGATGCGCATCGCGCATGGCTCGGGTCTGGCTGGCCTCGCCGCGATGCGGCCTCTCACGCAGCGGCGACCGGGGCTGCGCCATGGCAGGCCGTTTCTCGGAATCGCCAAGGCAAGGCTCCTCGCCACCTGCCGTGCCAATGCCTGGCCTTTCGTCGAGGATCCGTCGAATGCCGATCCGCGCTTCGCCCGGGCGCGCTGGCGCAAGCTCGCTCCGGCGCTGCGGAAGGAAGGCCTGACGGCGCGGCGCCTCGCCAAGCTCGCCGAACGGGCAGCTTCCGCCGAGGAGGCGCTGGAAACAAAGGCCGTGGAAGCTTTCGCATCCGCAAGGCTTGATGCGGGAAGGCTTGATGCAGGAAGGCTCGAGGCAGACCCGCACGGAATCGTGCTCGACATGGTGCGGCTCATCGAGCGCGAGCCGCGCGATATCGCGCTACGCGTGCTGCTGCTGGCGCTCGCCGAGCTGCGGGGCCAAGATGGTCAAAGGGACCAAGAGACCGCCGCTCCCATCCGCCTCGAGCGGGTGGAGGGGGCGGTCGCGGCGCTCTATGCCGCGGTCGCGGAGCGCCGAGCCCTCAGATGCACGCTCGCCGGTGCGGTGCTTGCCTGCGATGCCGCTGGCCGGTTGCGTCTGCGCCCCGAACCGTCGAGGCGCCGGGGCCGCAAACCGGCCGAGACAGCTCCGGCGGCCGGATCGGCAAGGGAAGCAAGGGAAGGCGGCCTGGAAGCCAGCCCGAACCCTGCGAATCAGGGTAACTCTAATGCGTCGATGGTGCTGGTTTGA
- a CDS encoding tol-pal system protein YbgF — MMRPAARFIAILAGFTVAAVSAPARAQDASEVVVRVSQLEAQMRQMSGKIEELQFQNQQLREQLKRFQEDTEFRFQDSGKGSGQASTPRASALPASPPRQIASSVPGAVPPRPAGRGDAYDPQADLNAPGAPRPLGSPDSAAPPMRRSAMPGPIMEDPDAPRVPAGTPLDIAGAGGPAGMPPAQPARPALASMAATGTDSVRADFDNAYTFIQQRQFEQAEMGFRSFLQSHPRSKLTPDATYWLGESYLQRARYRDAAEQFLKITTSFGTSSKGPDGMFKLGVSLRGLGANDQACATFAEIGRKYPTARPTLLKDVQREQQRAKCAS, encoded by the coding sequence TCTGGCCGGGTTCACGGTCGCTGCCGTGTCCGCGCCGGCTCGCGCCCAGGACGCCTCCGAGGTGGTGGTGCGCGTGTCCCAGCTCGAGGCGCAGATGCGCCAGATGTCCGGGAAGATCGAGGAGCTGCAGTTCCAGAACCAGCAATTGCGCGAGCAGCTCAAGCGCTTCCAGGAAGATACCGAGTTTCGCTTCCAGGACAGCGGCAAGGGGTCGGGTCAGGCCTCGACCCCGCGCGCCTCCGCGTTGCCGGCTTCTCCCCCGCGGCAGATTGCCTCATCCGTCCCTGGCGCTGTGCCGCCTCGCCCGGCAGGCCGCGGCGACGCTTATGATCCGCAGGCCGATCTGAATGCGCCGGGAGCACCGCGCCCACTGGGCTCGCCCGATAGCGCCGCGCCGCCCATGCGCCGTTCTGCGATGCCCGGCCCCATCATGGAGGATCCGGACGCGCCCCGGGTTCCGGCCGGCACGCCGCTCGATATCGCAGGGGCCGGCGGCCCGGCCGGCATGCCGCCCGCCCAGCCGGCGCGCCCGGCGCTGGCGTCGATGGCCGCGACCGGCACGGATTCGGTCCGCGCCGACTTCGACAACGCCTATACCTTCATCCAGCAGCGCCAGTTCGAGCAGGCCGAGATGGGATTTCGCAGCTTCCTGCAATCGCATCCGCGCTCGAAGCTGACGCCCGACGCCACCTATTGGCTGGGTGAGAGCTATCTGCAGCGCGCCCGCTACCGCGACGCGGCCGAGCAATTCCTGAAGATCACCACCAGCTTCGGCACATCCTCCAAGGGGCCGGACGGGATGTTCAAGCTCGGCGTGTCCTTGCGTGGGCTCGGCGCCAATGATCAAGCCTGCGCGACTTTCGCCGAGATCGGGCGCAAATATCCGACCGCGCGTCCGACCCTCCTGAAGGACGTGCAGCGTGAGCAGCAGCGCGCCAAATGCGCCAGCTGA